In a single window of the Necator americanus strain Aroian chromosome X, whole genome shotgun sequence genome:
- a CDS encoding hypothetical protein (NECATOR_CHRX.G21345.T2) produces the protein MDFESQLIVIYNRVPKTGSTTFTNAVAYDLFKVNDFNVIHLNMTKNRQVMSLTDQGEFIRNITSWMERRPSFYHGHVAFIDFSRFGYPNPIYINIVREPLQRLLSHYYFLRFGDNYRIGLKRSRAGNNETFDDCILKNGRDCDMRQMWLQIPYFCGHHHFCTVVGSRLALEQAKRNLIDKYLLVGISEQLRDFIAILERLVPRFFKGALSHFDGLSENRAHLRNTKQKFPPNDHTLSVIRRNEVYQLEKEFYDFAKEEFMAIFKKATNGTNNALDVVRLKSQYHYEKIKPDRAKHF, from the exons ATGGACTTCGAATCGCAGTTAATCGTCATCTACAATCGG GTACCAAAAACCGGTTCAACAACGTTCACTAATGCGGTTGCATATGATTTGTTCAAAGTGAATGATTTTAATGTGATCCATTTGAATATGACGAAAAATCGCCAG GTGATGAGTCTCACCGATCAAGGTGAATTCATCAGAAATATTACTTCATGGATGGAGAGAAGACCTAGTTTCTATCATGGTCACGTTGCCTTCATTGACTTCTCAAG atttgGATACCCAAATCCTATTTACATTAACATTGTTCGGGAACCTCTTCAACGTCTGCTTTCTCACTACTATTTTCTTCGATTCGGAGATAATTATCGCATCGGTTTGAAAAGAAGCAGAGCTGGGAACAACGAA ACTTTTGACGAttgcattttgaaaaatggacGTGATTGTGACATGAGACAAATGTGGCTTCAGATTCCATACTTTTGCGGCCATCACCACTTTTGCAC AGTTGTTGGTAGCAGACTCGCCTTGGAACAAGCAAAAAGGAATTTGATCGATAAGTATCTTCTGGTTGGGATCAGTGAACAGTTGCGGGATTTTATAGCTATACTAGAGCGACTAGTGCCTCGTTTTTTCAAAGGAGCTTTGAGCCATTTTGATGGTCTCAGCG AAAATCGTGCACATTTACGTAATACGAAACAGAAGTTCCCACCCAACGACCATACTTTGTCGGTAATCAGGCGAAATGAAGTGTACCaacttgaaaaagaattttacgaCTTTGCAAAAGAGGAGTTTATGGCAATCTTCAA GAAAGCTACTAATGGAACAAATAACGCCTTGGACGTTGTACGTCTGAAATCCCAATATCACTATGAAAAAATCAAGCCGGACCGAGCTAAGCACTTTTGA